TGACGGCCCCAAAGGCAGCCCCGATTCGGGCGGCATATTCAGGCAGTATTTCCGTATTGGGCGCTCCGGAAATGCCCTCCAATCCAAAAATGTTTTTTGTGCCGGTTTTGCTCCAGACAAGATTGTCCTTCTGTATGGTTTCTTTCTCGATTACTTTATCCGGCCAGACTTTCACCCCCGGGCGAACTTTCGCCATTGTTTCCACGGTCACCCTGTCGCCCAAGACAGCTCCTTCAAAGACTGCGCTACGGGATTGCATCTTCACCTGGGAGCATAAAACAGCGCCTCTTACTTCCGCCATCGGTTCCAAAACAACACCATCCCAGAGGACAGATTTTTTAATGGATGAGTTGGCCCCTATCCGGCAATTCGGCCCTATAACGGAGTACGGGCCTATTTCCGCGCCCTGCTCTATAACGGTATTGTCGCCTATAATTATAGGACCGTAAATATTGGCTCCTTTGCTAATGGCTACATTTTTGCCCAGCCAGATTTTACCCCCCTGCAATGTTTCCCTGATTTCCGTTACAGTAGCTGTTCCGCTTAAAACATCCATATTTGCTTGCAAATACTGGGCCAAACCCCCTATATCACACCAGTAACCATCGGCCAGATAACCAAACAACGGCTTGCCCTCCCGCATCAGCAAAGGAAATAAGTCCTGACTGAAATCAAACTTGGTTTTGTCGGGGATATAATCCAAGACCTGAGGTTCGATAATATAGATACCGGTATTTACCGTATCACTGAAAACTTCCCCCCAACCCGGTTTTTCCAAAAAACGCCGGATGCCGCCGTTCTCTGCCGTAATCACCACGCCATATTCCAGGGGAATATTGACCTTTTTCAGGACCAGGGTCACCCAGGCACCGTTTTTTTTGTGAAACTCCAGGGCGCTCTCCAGATCAAAATTCGTGAGGGCATCTCCGCTGAGAACGAGGAAAGTATCTTTGATAAAAGCCGAAGCGTTTTTTACGCTGCCTGCTGTCCCCAGTGGAACGTCTTCGATAAAATACTGCATTTTTACGTTAAATGCTGACCCATCCCCAAAATACTCAGTAATTTCCTGGGGTAAATATTGAAGAGTTACTCCTATATCATTCCAACCTAATTTGCACAAAAGGTCGACTGTGTGTTCCATTACCGGCTTATTTACCAAAGGTACCATGGGTTTGGGCCTGTCACAGGTGAGCGGCCTCAGCCTGGAACCTTCGCCGCCGGCCATGATAATTGCCTGCACTGATCTTATCTCCTTTCTTGTCCAAAAATATTGTACCGACCAAAATTCCGGAATTTTTCCTGTACCAGACTAAGTCGTTTGCGAGCCATCCAGGTATCGGTCTGCCAGTTTACTGATTTGGCTTCATTTACAATTTCCTTGTAAACTTCCGCTGTCTGGCCTGCAATGGCATCCCAGCTATATTTTTTAATCACCTTTTCATAACCTGCCTTTTTCAGCCGTTGAGCCAATCCAGGATCGTTGAATACAGCCAGGATGTTATCAGCCAGGGACTGAGCAGAACCAGGATAACATTTCAGCCCATCCACGCCGTGTTCAACTATTTCCCTTAAACCGCCTGTGTCGCCCACCACTACCGGAGTTTTCGCGGCCATAGCTTCCAGGGCGACTATCCCAAAAGGTTCATAAAGGCTGGGAAAAGCGGCTACCGTTGCCTGCTGATAAAGCCGGTTTCGCTGCATGTCATTGACATAACCGGCAAATTCTACTTTCCCGTTGAGGCCCAAACCATGGGCTATGGCCCTCAGGTAATCTTCATACGGCCCTTTGCCGGCAATTACAATGCGCGTATCCGGATATTGCGAAAGTATCCTGGGCGCTGCTTCCAACAAAACCTGGACGCCTTTTTCCCTAACTAATCTGCCGATGAAGAATATCATCTTGCCCCGTTCTTCCCGGATACTGGCAGGTGCCTGAAAATCTTCCGGTTCAACCCCATTGGGAATTATTCTAATTTTGTCTCCGGGCAACTGGAAGAAGTTTTTTAGTTCTTGCTCCATGTACGAACTGCAGCAAATGACTCGCCACGCTTCATAAGTTAACCACCATTCTACATCGCTGATGTACCGCTGGTTGTCATTATGCAAACCGTGGTTGCGCCCGTATTCGGTGGCATGAATTGTGGCCACTAAAGGAATCCTATAAGCATGTTTGACAGCCCGACCAGCATATGCCACCAGCCAGTCGTGGGCATGCACAATATCGACACCGTCGATAGAATTAAGAAGAGTTACTGCATACTCCAGCATACTGAGGTTCAGGTGCAAAATCCAGGTACGGAAATCAGGCGCTGAAACAGCATAGGAATGCACCCGGTGAACCTGAACGCCGTCAATGTTTTCCACTGGTTCAGTATCAGGGCCTCCACATGTCACCACATATACCTGATGACCCCATTTGGCCAAAGCTTTTGACAAATAGTAAACATGCTGAGCTAAACCACCCACACTTTTGGGCGGGTACTCCCAACTGAATATAAGTATGCGCAAACCTTTTGACCTCCTTTGATTATAAATTTTTACAAAGCTTTATATGTTGTATTCTTCCTACGGGCAAAAAGCATTATACATAAAGGAAACGAAGGCTTACGCCGTTTTTCCGCCCATAAAAAAACCCCCACAAAGGGGGGATTACTGGTCAACTTGCCAAAGAGCTTTCTCTGTACAAAGAGGGCAACCGGCAGCAAATTAATAGGTTTTTCCATGGTGAATTTCAAAACTCCAGTTCAGGCCGTTATTGTTATCCCAGTTATTAGCACTGTCCTTAAAACAGAAGTTTAATCTGGTGGGGTCTGTCACCTGGAACGTATACTCCCAACCACGGCCGGTTTTAAACATCTTCAGGTCTTTCACATCATGCCAGTTGTTATGGGGACCAAAACCGTAATGCAGCCAAATTCCGTCAGCTCCTGATTTGGCAAGTAACCCATTATAGATTACATTGATGTGTTCTCCCTGGGTGATGGGAGTAGGATAGACGGTAACACCCGCACTTTCGTCAGCACTATAATTATTTTTCATATCGATAGTGGGATGGCTTTCTCTAATATCCATTAATTACTCCTCCTGTACAAGATATTGGACTGCATTTATATTATTTATCCCGGCCATAGATTTAATTATGGTAATTAATGTGGTAATAACAAAAACTAATAAGCAGAACGCCCTCTTAACTGGATGCGGTTAATAGCATCCTGAGCATCCTTTCTTATTTTATTAATCAGTGCCGTAGAAGCCAGATTATCTCTGTTCTCTTCCCATGTGAGGGCATTATTGGCCCAGTCCACTATCTTTTTATACAAGGACAATGCTTTGGCTTTGTCCACTGTTTCCAATACCACAGCCGTATGATAGGTTTGGGAAAGGTTGTCCGGTCCTGCCTGCATAAGGGCCTGAAAAACCGGCAACGCTTCTTTCGCTTTTCCGGCCCTATAAAGCCCCCAACCATAAGTATCCATAACTTCCTTTGTTTTTTGGGGCAAAGCATTATATATTTCAGCGGCTAATTTATTACCTTCGTTGAAATTACCCGTGTCTATTAAAACCGCTGCCAAAAGATTCTTTTTTCCCGTATTAGTGGGGTCTGTTGCCAATAACAACCGGGCTGTTTCAACATACTTTTTCTTTTCACGGTCAGTTAAGCCTTCCAGTTGGTTCTTGTAACCATAGGCTACAGCCAGTGTGTCCAGAAACTTTTCGGACTGCCGGCCCTGTTCAAAAGCTGATTCGCCTATTGATATAGCTTTATCAAAAAACCCCGCCCGGGTTTCATTAACCATCTGCACAACAACCCGGTCAATATCAACCTTTTCCTGATCGCCTTTTGCCGGTTTCTCACTAAGCCGTTTGACCTCGTCTTTCTGTACCGACAACTGTGATTTGGCAGCAAATGGGTTCATACTTTTGCCGGAACAACCTGCTAGCAAAAGCGCTCCCACCAAAAAAGTCGCGCAAAAGAGGATACCCTTTTTCATGGAGCAAACCCTCCTTGATAAAATATGTAAATAAAAAACCCTATTATCTTGTAGACAATAGGGTAACTACACATTTTTCGGCAGCCTGGCAATCATAGAATAATGACCACTGAACACCATTCCGTAGACCCATGGCTTTGTGTCCTTATCTTTCGATAAGTTTACCCTTTTCACCAAGAAATTTTTAATTTTTAATGCTTAATTCTTGATTTATCATGTTCTACCGACAAGTAGATTTTTCCTGCACATCCGTTGCATTTTGGCAAAAATAGTACCCTGGCATTAGGACTATAGCACTAGTAATTTTTTCCTTGAAAAATGTCGATTTTTATGTTACATTATTTTTGAAATTAAACATGAATAAATACTCGTATATCTTTGAGAATATGGCTCAAAAGTTTCTACCGGGCGACCGTAAATTGCCCGACTACGAGTGAAACAATCCACCATTATATATTGGTTCAGTTCTTTTAGAACTGGCATCTAGGGCAATCCGGCTCAGATGAGGGTTTTCACTCCGGAAGCGAAAACTACCATCTGAGTTTTTATTTTGCTTGGGTCGCCGTTTATGAATTAGTTTACTGGTGTAAGGGTACCGCGCAATTTTATACCCTTTTGTTTCACTGTGTCAGTAGACAAGCTTTGGTCATATTTTTTTATTTGTTTTAACAATTCAACTTTCGCCGCCTTCCGCTAAGTTATAACTTATTGTTTCGCCAATACAGTACTAATAGAACTGCGAAAGTTGAATTTAAAATAACAAAAAAAGGGGGAGAACTATGAAAAAGATTCTGGCGCTCTTTACCCTGCTGCTATTTGCTGTTGTAACAGTAACAGGTTGCGGCGGCGGTAAGGCAGAAAAAGCCGCCACAGAAAAGGCGGCGACAGAACCTACAAAAGTTGGCTTTATCTACATAGGCCCTGTAGGTGACGCGGGTTGGACCTATGCCCATGACCAGGGGCGTAAATACCTGGAGGAAAAGGTTCCCAACATCAAAACCATTTACATGGAGTCAGTACCTGAAAATGCCGATGCTGAACGCGCTCTGGAAAACCTTGTTCAGCAAGGCTGCAAGATCATCTTTGCAACCAGTTTTGGTTACATGGATGCTGTTCAGAAGGTAGCCGCGAAATACCCCGATGTGGTTTTCCTGCATTGCTCCGGCTATAAAACAGCTAAAAACGTCGGTACATACTTCGGGAGAATTTACCAGGCTCGTTACCTGTCCGGTATCGCAGCAGGTAAAACCACTAAAACCAACACTATCGGCTATGTTGCCGCTTTCCCCATTCCTGAGGTTGTACGGGGCATTAACGCCTTTACCCTCGGTGTACGTTCAGTAAATCCTAAGGCAAAGGTAAAAGTAGTTTGGACCAATACCTGGTATGA
This region of Thermincola ferriacetica genomic DNA includes:
- a CDS encoding glycosyltransferase family 4 protein codes for the protein MRILIFSWEYPPKSVGGLAQHVYYLSKALAKWGHQVYVVTCGGPDTEPVENIDGVQVHRVHSYAVSAPDFRTWILHLNLSMLEYAVTLLNSIDGVDIVHAHDWLVAYAGRAVKHAYRIPLVATIHATEYGRNHGLHNDNQRYISDVEWWLTYEAWRVICCSSYMEQELKNFFQLPGDKIRIIPNGVEPEDFQAPASIREERGKMIFFIGRLVREKGVQVLLEAAPRILSQYPDTRIVIAGKGPYEDYLRAIAHGLGLNGKVEFAGYVNDMQRNRLYQQATVAAFPSLYEPFGIVALEAMAAKTPVVVGDTGGLREIVEHGVDGLKCYPGSAQSLADNILAVFNDPGLAQRLKKAGYEKVIKKYSWDAIAGQTAEVYKEIVNEAKSVNWQTDTWMARKRLSLVQEKFRNFGRYNIFGQERR
- a CDS encoding carbohydrate-binding protein codes for the protein MDIRESHPTIDMKNNYSADESAGVTVYPTPITQGEHINVIYNGLLAKSGADGIWLHYGFGPHNNWHDVKDLKMFKTGRGWEYTFQVTDPTRLNFCFKDSANNWDNNNGLNWSFEIHHGKTY
- a CDS encoding tetratricopeptide repeat protein, coding for MKKGILFCATFLVGALLLAGCSGKSMNPFAAKSQLSVQKDEVKRLSEKPAKGDQEKVDIDRVVVQMVNETRAGFFDKAISIGESAFEQGRQSEKFLDTLAVAYGYKNQLEGLTDREKKKYVETARLLLATDPTNTGKKNLLAAVLIDTGNFNEGNKLAAEIYNALPQKTKEVMDTYGWGLYRAGKAKEALPVFQALMQAGPDNLSQTYHTAVVLETVDKAKALSLYKKIVDWANNALTWEENRDNLASTALINKIRKDAQDAINRIQLRGRSAY
- a CDS encoding BMP family ABC transporter substrate-binding protein is translated as MKKILALFTLLLFAVVTVTGCGGGKAEKAATEKAATEPTKVGFIYIGPVGDAGWTYAHDQGRKYLEEKVPNIKTIYMESVPENADAERALENLVQQGCKIIFATSFGYMDAVQKVAAKYPDVVFLHCSGYKTAKNVGTYFGRIYQARYLSGIAAGKTTKTNTIGYVAAFPIPEVVRGINAFTLGVRSVNPKAKVKVVWTNTWYDPAKEKEAAKSLLEQGADVIAQHQDTPGPMQAAEEAGKFGISYNSDMRKFAPKAVLTGPVWNWGPYYEKTVKAILDGTWKSEQYWGPMADGVVDLAPYGDMVSEDIKTAIESKKQEILSGKWDVFFGPIKDNTGKERVPAGQDLSDKDKLSMDWFVEGVEGTVPKQ